AGGGCTGCGCCTACGACCTGACGACGGTCACGCCCGTGCTCGCCGCCTTCTGTGCGGCGCTCGGCGTCGACCGGCCGCACGTGGCGGGCAACTCGCTCGGCGGACTGCTCGCCCTCCAGCTCGGCCGCGAGAAGGCCGTCCGCTCGGTCACGGCCCTCTCCCCCGCCGGCTTCTGGAACGAGAGCGAGCGCCGGTACGCCTTCGGCACCCTGCGCGCCATGCGCGGCGCGGCCCTCTCGATGCCCGTCCCCCTCATCGACCGCCTGTCCCGGACCCCGGCCGGGCGCACCGCGCTCACCAGCACCATCTACGCCCGGCCCGGCCGCCGCTCACCCGAGGCGGTCGTGGCCGAGACGCTGGCGCTGCGCGAGGCCACCGGCTTCCACCAGACCCTCGCCGCGGGGCGAACCGTCCTCTTCCGCGACGACATCCCGTCGCTGCCGGTCACCATCGCCTGGGGCACCCGAGACCGCCTGCTCCTGCGCCGCCAGGGCGTCCGCGCCAAGCAGGCCATCCCCGGCGCGCGCCTGGTGCGCCTGCCCGGCTGCGGCCACGTCCCGATGAACGACGACCCCGCGCTCGTCGCCCGCGTCATCCTCGACGGCAGCGCCACCGCCTGAACCGTCAGCCGCCTTCCGCCCCATCAGCAACCCGGTGCCGATCGCGGCGCCGGCTCCCACGAGAAGACCGCCGACGGCCTGCGGCAGACCGAGCGTGGCCGCGCCGACCGCGGCCGCGCTCAGCGCGGCCGCCACGGGGATGGCGCCCGTGAAGAGCGTGGCGCGCTCCATACCGATGCGCTCGACGCCCATGTAGAAGAGGACGAACCCGACGACGGTCGCGAGCACCGCCTGCCACAGCAAGGCACCCGACTCCACCGCGGTCGGCATCCGCACAACCCCGGCACCGTCCACGACGATCCCGAGCAGCACCGCCTCCACCGCGCCGACCCCGCAGACGGCGACCGTGAGCAACCGGGCACCGAGCGGACGCAGCACGGGCACCGCGAGCACCGTGAACCCCACCTCGCCGCCCAGCGCCGCCACCGACCAGCCGAGCCCCGCCAGGTCGGTACGCCCCCACCCCTGCACCGTGAAGGCACCGGCGGCGACGAGCAGAGCCCCGTACAACACCGCCGGCGCGGGCCGCCGCCCTTCGAGCAGCGGAACGAGGACGGCGACCACGATCGGGGCGCACCCGACGACGACGCCGGGGACGGCGGGCTCGGCCGTGCGCTCGGCGGCGAGGACGGCCAGGTTGAAGCCGACCATGCCGACGGCGGCCAGGACCGCGATCCGCACCCATTGACCGGGCCTGAGCCGTCGCAGCGGAGCGAGCCCTCCCCGGCCGAGAAGGGGGAGCAGGAGCAGACAGGCGGCACCGTAACGGAGGGCCTGTCCGCCCGCGTACGGGTAGTCGCCGAGCAGACCGTTGGCGGTGAAGGAAGCGCCGACGAGGGCGTAGGCGAGGGTCACGAGCAGGACTCCGCGCAGGGCGTTCGCGTTCATGGTCCTGACGCTAGGGAGCAGAGCGGCCCGGATTAAGGTCCACTTCCATGACGTCATCGGGGACCACTTCAGGCGCGGCGCCGGTTCCGTCGGCCAGGGACGTCGGCGCGCAGCCGGCGTGGGAGCTGCTGCTGCCCGCCGCGGCGGCACCCGCGCGCCGACGCGGCCGCGCCCTGCAGGAAGCCCTGCGCGAGGCGGTCCGCACCGGACGGCTCACCGCCGGCACCCGCCTGCCGTCGAGCCGCGCACTCGCAGCCGACCTCGGAGTCTCGCGCGGCCTGGTCACGGAGGCGTACGAGCAGCTGGCGGCGGAGGGCTACCTCCGCAGCGGCCGGGGCTCGGGGACCTGGGTGAGCGGCACGGCCCGAACGGCACGGGCGACCACGCCTGCCGACCCGAGCGCACCTGCGGCGTCGGACCCGTACCCCTCCGGGGTCACGGTCGACTTCCGGCCCGGCACCCCCGATCTCTCCCTCTTCCCGCGAACGGCATGGGCGGCGGCCCAGCGAGCGGTGCTCACCGAGCTGCCGCACCAGGCACTCGGATACCCCGATCCACGGGGACTGCCCGTGCTGCGTGCGGCGCTCGCGTCGATGCTGACCAGGCGCCGGGGCGTGGTGGCTGATCCGGACCGGCTGGTGGTGTGTTCGGGCGTGGCACAAGCGGCGACGCTGCTCGGGTTCGCGCTCCGGTCGCGGGGACACGGCGAAGTGGGTGTGGAGGACCCGGGAAGCCCCGAGCACGCTCGGCTCTTCGCAGCGACCGGCCTGAGATCGGTGTGGCTGCCGCTCGACGAGGACGGCCTGTGTCCCGATCCACTGAGGGCGGCGGGCCTTCGGGCCGTGGTGGTGACGCCGTCGCACCAGTTCCCGTCCGGGATCGCGTGGTCGGCGGAGCGCCGAGGAATGCTCCTGGAGTGGGCGCGCACGGTGGACGGCTACGTCCTGGAGGACGACTACGACGGCGACTTCCGGTACGACCGCGCGCCGGTCGGCGCGCTCCAGGGGCTGGATCCCGAGCGGGTCGTGTACGCCGGCTCGGTGAGCAAGTCCCTTGCGCCGGGGCTGCGGCTGGGCTGGATGGTGCTGCCGGAGGCGCTCGTCGACGAGGTCGTCGAACGGAAGCGGACGATGGATCTGGGCCATCCGGCACTCGACCAGGCGGTGTTGGCACACATGGTGACGAGCGGGGGCTACGACCGGCAGTTGCGGCGCTGCCAGCGCATGTACCGGGAGCGGCGTGACGCCCTGTTGGCCGCGCTGGAGAAGCAATTCCCTGGAACGGAGGTCACCGGCATCGCGGCCGGACTCCATGTCATCGCCTGCCTCCCGGTCCGATTCGGGCCGGCCGAACGGTTCCTGGCCCATGCGGCGGGCGCGGGCGTGGCCATGCGACGCCTGGAGGAGTACGGGACGGCACGCCCTTCGGACGGCGCCGTGCGACTGGTCATCGGGTACGCGCATCTGGCACCGACGGCGATCTCGGCAGGGATACGACGTGTGGCGGAGGCCCTGGAGGATTGCTGAGGCGGCAAGGGTCTTCTGTTCACGCGGGGTTCGCGCGGTCGCTGCTCCTGGCGACTAGGCAAGGTTCCGGTGCGGACTGTCGCACCGGACGCCGGTCTCGACGTCGTCGCCACGACGTCGTGTCGGCCCTGATCCGCTCTCGGAGGTCACATGTCCAAGAACCCGCCCGGCTCCCACACTGCCGTCCCGGCCACGAATCCTTCCGCTCCCGCGCGCCGCAGTGTGCTGCGGGGCTCGCTCGCGGCCTCCGCCGGGATCGCCCTGGGCGGCGGGGGCCTTGCGGCGCCGGCCTTCGCCCTGTCGGGGCGACCCGCGGCCCAGTGGGGTGTGCAGACCGGTGACGTCACGGCCCGTTCCGGGCTGGTGTGGGTCCGGTCGGACCGGCCCGCCCGGATGATCGTCGAGACGTCCGCGACGGAGTCGTTCCGACGGGTTCGCCGTCATCGCGGGCCGCTGCTGGGCACGGGAACCGACTTCACGGGAACGACGTTTCTGCGGGGCCTGCCGCCCGGTGAGCAGATCCACTACCGGGTCGTCCTCGCCGACATCGACGATCCGCGACGCACGAGCGAGCCGGTCCTCGGCACGTTCCGTACGGCTCCGGAGCGGCGTCGCGACGGCGTGCGCTTTCTCTGGTCCGGGGACATCGCCGGGCAGGGCTGGGGCATCAACCCGGACATCGGCGGGTTCCGCGCTTTCGAGGCCATGCGCCGGCTCGACCCCGACTTCTTCCTGTGCAGCGGTGACACCGTTTATGCCGACGGACCGCTGCAGCCGTCCGTGACGCTCCCGGACGGTCGGATCTGGCGCAACCTGGTGACGCCGGAGAAGGCGAAGGTCGCCGAGACCCTCGACGAGTACCGGGGCAACTTCCGATACAACCTGCTCGACCAGAATGTCCGGGCGTTCAACGCGCAGGTGCCGGCGGTGGTCCAGTGGGACGACCACGAGGTACGAAACAACTGGTACCCAGGCCAGATCCTCGACGACGCACGGTACACGGAGAAGAACGTGGACGTGCTCGCCTCCCGGGCGTCGCGCGCCTTCGCCGAGTACTTCCCGGTCTCGACGATGCAGGCGGCCGGTCCCGGTGCAGGCGGCCGGATGCACCGGGTGGTGCGATACGGACCGCTCCTCGATGTCTTCGTGCTGGACATGCGCTCGTACCGCAACGCGAACTCGCCCGGCCGGCAGGCGGACGACACCACCGGCATCCTGGGAGCCGAGCAGCTCGCCTGGCTGAAGCACGAACTGTCCCGTTCACGCGCGGTCTGGAAGGTTCTGGCCGCGGACATGCCGATCGGACTGGTCGTGCCGGACGGCGCCACCGCCTTCGAGGCGATCGCACAGGGCGACCCGGGCGCCCCGCTCGGACGTGAGCTGCAGATCGCCGAGCTGCTGCGGTTCATCAAGCACCGCCGGATCACCGGCACGGTATGGCTCACGGCGGACGTGCACTACACCTCGGCGCAGCGCTACGCGCCGGAGCGGGCCGCCTTCCAGGATTTCGCTCCTTTCTGGGAGTTCGTGTCGGGTCCGCTGGCCGCGGGTGGGTTCCCCGCGAACAAGCTGGACTCGACGTTCGGCCCGGAGCGCGTGTTCGTGCGAGCGCCCGAACGGGCGAACGTGTCACCGATGGAGAGCCCGCAGTACTTCGGCGAAGTGGACATCGACGGCGCAAGCGCTGAGCTGACGGTGCGTCTGCGAGGGGATGACGACACCGTGCTGTTCACCAAGGTCCTGCAGCCGGGCCTGGTGGGACAGTAGCTCGGTTCCCCGTTGCGCGGAGTTATCCACAGGCCGGCCTGTGGATACGAGCGGGATGTCAGTGGCGGGCCCTACCGTCGATTTCATGACGCGATCCGTTCAGGCGCTCGCTTACGCACGCCCATCTTCCCTTGAGTCCACGGCCTCCGGCCGGCTCCTCGGTCTGGAGACGGCCGGAGGCATGACGCCTCGCGGCGCCGAGGCCCATCCCCACTTCTTCGCCGGTTTCCTGGCAGCGCCTCAGATAGCCGCTCGCGGCCTGCTGGCGGTGGCGGATGTGGCCGCGGCCCGCTACTACCAGCGGACGAGACCGGGGTCGCTGGATCCTGTCGTGACGGGGAACGGGGACCGTCTGAGGTTCGAGTCCTTCTCGGGGTGCGGCGGGGTGTACGCGCGGCTCGACGTGCTCGACGAGGGCCTCGGTGGAACGGAAACAGGCCACGGCACCACCAACGTCGACGTGAACAACCCTCTGCGCGAAGCGCTTTCACGGATGTCCGGCGACGATCCGATGCATCTGCGGGTGGGGCCGGACGAGATGGCGGTCTCGACCCTCGGCGGATCGGTGGTGGAGAAGAAGGTTCCCCTGCCCGACCGCTGGTTGCGGGGCTTCGCGGAGGCACAGGTCGCCTCGGCCCGGTTCGACCTGCGGGCCGAGCTGACCGGTGCTGAGGCCGTGCGGTTCCTTCGCGGGCTGCCCCGCACGCAGAGCCGGGGCCGGGCTCCGCTGTGGGTGGCCCAGTCCGGCCGGACTCTTCGCCCGACGACCCGCCCGGGGCTGGGAGCCGTATGCCTGCCGGGGCCGGACCGGCTGGTCGCTCTGGAGCGGGTGCTGCGCTTCGCCACGGCACTCCGGGTGTACGGGCCACTGCCCGACGGCATGGCCGCGCCCAGCGCTTGGGAAGTGACCCTGCCGGGCATGCGGCTGACCCTCACCCTCTCCCCCGATCCCGCCCGCGGATTCTCCGGGGAGGGCGGCGTTCTCGAAGCCCTCGCCACGGACGACGCTGCCGCGGACGCGGAGCTGATCGGCGTCCTCCTCGCCTGGGAGCCGAGGATCGATCCGGCCGATCTCACGGAACAGTCCGGACTCACCATGGACCGGGTCCGCGCCGCCCTGACCAGGCTGGGCACGGCCGGGCGGGTCGGCTACGACGTCGCGGACGCCGCGTACTTCCACCGGGAGCTTCCCTATGACGCGGACAGAGCCGAACGGCACAACCCACGGCTTGTCTCCGCGCGACAACTGGTGGCGCGGGACGCGGTGACTCTCGACAAGGAGATGGCGACGGTGGTCTCGGGCGAGCGGCGCTACCGCGTCAGGGAAGCCGACGGGGTCCTGAGCTGCACGTGCACGTGGTGGACGGACTATCGCGGCCGGCGTGGGCCGTGCAAGCACGCCTTGGCGGTACGCATGGTGCGTCGCGGCGCGGGAGGGGCGTCGGCGGCATGACGGTGGGCAGCGCGCCTCGGGTCGGGCGCGGCGATGGAGCAGGCAAGCAACCCATGGGGGTGGAGATGACGACAGCGGTACTCAGCGGGACGAGCGACGCCAGTGGCGTCGACGCGCTGATGAAGGCGGTGCGCGCCGGTCGCGCCGGCGAGGTTCCAGTACTTCTGGAACCGTTGGACGCCTCCGCACGTGCGGAGGCACTCCGGCAGCTCAAGGCACTGCGCTCCGAGGTGCGTTCCTGGGACTGGAACCGGTGGGAGGAGACAGCTCGCGTTCGGCGGGCTTTGTACGTCGCGGGGGCGGGCTGCCACACGGGGGCCGCCGCGGCAGCGAGCTGGCTCGGCGGGCGCGACCTGCTCAGCTGGCGTACCGAGGACGGCGTCCTGACCCTGCGGGTGCTCTTGGACCGGACGCCCGTGTGGCGTGCCGACGTCGCTCACCGGCTGGCGGCCAAGCCGACGGTCGCGGAGGCGTGCTACGGGCTGATCCGGGGGTTGGTCGAGAGCTCGGGAGCAACGGTGCCGGCGACGGACGGCTATGTGCTCGGCTGGGCCCGGCAGATCACGGACAGCAGGCTGCTGGAGAGCCTGAGGGCGGATCCGCAGACGCCAGTGCTCGTGGCCCACGCGCTCGCGATGCAGGAGACCCCGGACCAGCTGGCCTCGTCGGGGAAGAGCGGTTCCGCGACACACTGGCCGACCGCCCTGGCGGCGCTCGTGAGCGAAGGAGTGCTCGACCGCGCGGAGACGGTCGACCTGTGCGTGTCGCGACTGCTGCGCGGCGGACGACAGCGCAACCTGCGGTTCTCCTTGGCGCTGCTGCAGTTGGTGCCGCCGAACGCGGAGGAGCGACGCGAGCGCATCGCCGACTGGATCGGCATGACCGCCGACGCGGTCTCCCCGGTTGCCGGATACGCACAGAAGGCACTGTCCGGACTTGCGCTTGAGGGGGCGCTGCCCGGTGGGGCCTTCGCGGAGATGACGGCGGGGGTGCTGTTCCGCACGGAGAAGAAACTGCTGCGAGCCCAGTTGTCGCTGGTCAACCGGGCGCTCGCCAAGAATCCGGCGCTCGCCGCCGAGGTGTTGCCCGTGGTCGCTGATGCCTTCGGTCACGACGACTCGGAGATTCAGGAGCGAGCGCTGCGGGTCGTGGCTCGCCACCTGAAGTCCGTCGACGAGGAGACGAGTCGGGGGCTCGCCGAGGCGGCTTCGCTGCTCGGCCCCGCCCACCGGAGCGCTGCCGAGGCGGTCTTCGGCAGCCTCGTGGCGACGGCCGACCAGCTTCCGTACGAGGAGCTCCTGCCTCCCGTACCGGAGCCTGAGTTCCTGCCGGGGCCGGAGGGGTCGCTGGAGGAATTGATGGAAGACCTGCTGGTCCAGCAGCGGCGATCGGGCGGCGCGATGGAGTTCGAAAGGGCTCTCGACGGTCTGGTACGGCATGCTCACCAGGACCGGGACAAGGTGGCCGCCCACGTACGAGAGTCGTTCGCCGACGCCTACTGGTACGACACGAGCGCTTTCCCGCACCACCTTCGATATGACTACTTCCGGCACGGTCCGCGCGGCATGGAGGCCGTCCTGGCCTCGCTCGTGGGGAAGGTGAAGCCGGAACGGATCGAAGCCGGCCGGAATCAGCCGGTTCCTCCGCAGGCGTG
The Streptomyces roseofulvus genome window above contains:
- a CDS encoding alpha/beta fold hydrolase — encoded protein: MPARIAFEFETPRGRRTTSLTYERRGTGAPLLLLHGIGHHWQAWEPVLDVLATERDVIAVDLPGFGASDGLPQGCAYDLTTVTPVLAAFCAALGVDRPHVAGNSLGGLLALQLGREKAVRSVTALSPAGFWNESERRYAFGTLRAMRGAALSMPVPLIDRLSRTPAGRTALTSTIYARPGRRSPEAVVAETLALREATGFHQTLAAGRTVLFRDDIPSLPVTIAWGTRDRLLLRRQGVRAKQAIPGARLVRLPGCGHVPMNDDPALVARVILDGSATA
- a CDS encoding PLP-dependent aminotransferase family protein, whose protein sequence is MTSSGTTSGAAPVPSARDVGAQPAWELLLPAAAAPARRRGRALQEALREAVRTGRLTAGTRLPSSRALAADLGVSRGLVTEAYEQLAAEGYLRSGRGSGTWVSGTARTARATTPADPSAPAASDPYPSGVTVDFRPGTPDLSLFPRTAWAAAQRAVLTELPHQALGYPDPRGLPVLRAALASMLTRRRGVVADPDRLVVCSGVAQAATLLGFALRSRGHGEVGVEDPGSPEHARLFAATGLRSVWLPLDEDGLCPDPLRAAGLRAVVVTPSHQFPSGIAWSAERRGMLLEWARTVDGYVLEDDYDGDFRYDRAPVGALQGLDPERVVYAGSVSKSLAPGLRLGWMVLPEALVDEVVERKRTMDLGHPALDQAVLAHMVTSGGYDRQLRRCQRMYRERRDALLAALEKQFPGTEVTGIAAGLHVIACLPVRFGPAERFLAHAAGAGVAMRRLEEYGTARPSDGAVRLVIGYAHLAPTAISAGIRRVAEALEDC
- a CDS encoding alkaline phosphatase D family protein yields the protein MSKNPPGSHTAVPATNPSAPARRSVLRGSLAASAGIALGGGGLAAPAFALSGRPAAQWGVQTGDVTARSGLVWVRSDRPARMIVETSATESFRRVRRHRGPLLGTGTDFTGTTFLRGLPPGEQIHYRVVLADIDDPRRTSEPVLGTFRTAPERRRDGVRFLWSGDIAGQGWGINPDIGGFRAFEAMRRLDPDFFLCSGDTVYADGPLQPSVTLPDGRIWRNLVTPEKAKVAETLDEYRGNFRYNLLDQNVRAFNAQVPAVVQWDDHEVRNNWYPGQILDDARYTEKNVDVLASRASRAFAEYFPVSTMQAAGPGAGGRMHRVVRYGPLLDVFVLDMRSYRNANSPGRQADDTTGILGAEQLAWLKHELSRSRAVWKVLAADMPIGLVVPDGATAFEAIAQGDPGAPLGRELQIAELLRFIKHRRITGTVWLTADVHYTSAQRYAPERAAFQDFAPFWEFVSGPLAAGGFPANKLDSTFGPERVFVRAPERANVSPMESPQYFGEVDIDGASAELTVRLRGDDDTVLFTKVLQPGLVGQ
- a CDS encoding SWIM zinc finger family protein is translated as MTRSVQALAYARPSSLESTASGRLLGLETAGGMTPRGAEAHPHFFAGFLAAPQIAARGLLAVADVAAARYYQRTRPGSLDPVVTGNGDRLRFESFSGCGGVYARLDVLDEGLGGTETGHGTTNVDVNNPLREALSRMSGDDPMHLRVGPDEMAVSTLGGSVVEKKVPLPDRWLRGFAEAQVASARFDLRAELTGAEAVRFLRGLPRTQSRGRAPLWVAQSGRTLRPTTRPGLGAVCLPGPDRLVALERVLRFATALRVYGPLPDGMAAPSAWEVTLPGMRLTLTLSPDPARGFSGEGGVLEALATDDAAADAELIGVLLAWEPRIDPADLTEQSGLTMDRVRAALTRLGTAGRVGYDVADAAYFHRELPYDADRAERHNPRLVSARQLVARDAVTLDKEMATVVSGERRYRVREADGVLSCTCTWWTDYRGRRGPCKHALAVRMVRRGAGGASAA
- a CDS encoding DUF6493 family protein, with product MTVGSAPRVGRGDGAGKQPMGVEMTTAVLSGTSDASGVDALMKAVRAGRAGEVPVLLEPLDASARAEALRQLKALRSEVRSWDWNRWEETARVRRALYVAGAGCHTGAAAAASWLGGRDLLSWRTEDGVLTLRVLLDRTPVWRADVAHRLAAKPTVAEACYGLIRGLVESSGATVPATDGYVLGWARQITDSRLLESLRADPQTPVLVAHALAMQETPDQLASSGKSGSATHWPTALAALVSEGVLDRAETVDLCVSRLLRGGRQRNLRFSLALLQLVPPNAEERRERIADWIGMTADAVSPVAGYAQKALSGLALEGALPGGAFAEMTAGVLFRTEKKLLRAQLSLVNRALAKNPALAAEVLPVVADAFGHDDSEIQERALRVVARHLKSVDEETSRGLAEAASLLGPAHRSAAEAVFGSLVATADQLPYEELLPPVPEPEFLPGPEGSLEELMEDLLVQQRRSGGAMEFERALDGLVRHAHQDRDKVAAHVRESFADAYWYDTSAFPHHLRYDYFRHGPRGMEAVLASLVGKVKPERIEAGRNQPVPPQACVHRAMEVTEETRIWEVAHLIGGGTLPLLLSTPTRHTGGIDPLVLVGRLREYADAGLEPAPVDLGHALLRVRRQDPSAAQAAEQAEALGSGAGARLAAWLRSENPLVATVRFRPRADKGSDRWWLVNRILVEMAKRPEFKKEFPKTFHWLAGGLLPNARGCYHWEQVPERWATLLPADRELLAAFLLSSMASAVDGDTARDVTGPLTLLAEGEGQMGRAVALVLAFGLGCRDADDRLRAVDALLVLAARGELDARQVGRDLAWLLAERSMKPNRLADAARTAAATGAYGTVWTILSEALPALLEAEKPMRGLGELLAIAADCVERCGATGELSGLERHASARGTSQLVTQSKRLLNALRQKTDQGTAESP